A window of Pullulanibacillus sp. KACC 23026 genomic DNA:
TCATTCCACTGAAGGAGAAAGTCATGACCATCATGATCATGATCACGAGCACCATCATCATTTTCACTATCATCCAAAGAAGGCGCCGACTCGCTTAAGCCAATTTTTCTTAGTCGGGTTTTTGACAGGGATCATTCCGTGTCCAAGCGCTTTAGCGATCATCCTCGCTGCTGTCAGCTCGCATCAGGTGATGGTTGGCATTCAGTTGGTTGCGGCCTTTTCCCTAGGCGGTGCCCTCACTATGGCTAGTCTCGGATATATAATGAGCCGGACGAGCGGCAAAATCAGGGCAATCAATGAAGGGTTTATAAAGCTTTTGTCAATTGGCTCCGCACTGTTAATAATAGGGCTTGGAGCAGCCGTGACCATTAGAGCCAGTATCCATATCTGGCTCTCCATGTAAAAAAACTTTTTTAGTCATTCTGTTGACTTTCTAAAAAAGCTATGTATAATCAAGTAGTATAATAAA
This region includes:
- a CDS encoding sulfite exporter TauE/SafE family protein, encoding MPNDLTLLAAVGLGILHSMEPGHGKGVMSAYLLSTRAKALQACFLGLITALSHALSIFLLAGIASLTVHHVTPTEWVHGIEALSGFFILIIGVLRLIQSVKPHIVTVGSWSGKTGSIISAAHSTEGESHDHHDHDHEHHHHFHYHPKKAPTRLSQFFLVGFLTGIIPCPSALAIILAAVSSHQVMVGIQLVAAFSLGGALTMASLGYIMSRTSGKIRAINEGFIKLLSIGSALLIIGLGAAVTIRASIHIWLSM